From the genome of Chania multitudinisentens RB-25, one region includes:
- a CDS encoding TIGR03759 family integrating conjugative element protein, translated as MRIRDVLSTVPGVLGALFITAVVGGVTQSRAANAPQSVTQSNTQQGVSQTDTLTRERTTAGMAEWGVTESEWQRYEQLVQGRRGQQSPHLDPLMVLGIEAQSAEERKRFAELSVQMEYRRVEAELAFQREYDAAWKRLYPNLLPIQGMGAAPTEGGRLAVFVRSDCGERCDKAIIGLLSRNVAFDVYLTDSGGRDAAVRQWAVSHRIPVEKVKAGDITLNHDGGRWLTLGNGAMPAVLKQGEDGVWVPAAY; from the coding sequence ATGCGAATTCGTGACGTGTTGTCGACAGTGCCGGGCGTGCTGGGGGCGCTCTTTATCACCGCAGTGGTGGGAGGGGTAACCCAAAGCCGGGCAGCGAATGCGCCGCAGTCGGTCACCCAGTCCAACACGCAGCAAGGCGTCTCCCAGACCGACACCCTGACCCGCGAACGCACCACGGCGGGCATGGCGGAATGGGGCGTAACCGAGAGCGAGTGGCAGCGCTATGAACAGTTGGTGCAGGGGCGCCGGGGACAACAGTCCCCCCACCTTGACCCGCTGATGGTGTTGGGGATTGAGGCGCAGAGTGCCGAGGAGCGCAAACGCTTTGCCGAGTTGTCGGTGCAGATGGAATACCGGCGGGTCGAGGCAGAGCTGGCGTTTCAGCGCGAGTACGATGCGGCCTGGAAACGGTTGTACCCGAACCTGTTGCCGATACAGGGCATGGGGGCCGCACCGACGGAGGGGGGACGCCTGGCGGTCTTTGTGCGCAGTGATTGTGGTGAACGCTGTGACAAGGCGATTATCGGGTTGCTGAGCCGCAATGTGGCGTTTGATGTGTACCTGACGGACAGCGGAGGCCGTGATGCCGCGGTACGTCAGTGGGCGGTCAGTCACCGTATTCCGGTAGAGAAGGTCAAAGCGGGAGACATCACCCTGAACCATGACGGTGGCCGCTGGTTGACCCTCGGTAACGGGGCCATGCCGGCGGTACTGAAACAGGGGGAGGACGGTGTATGGGTACCCGCAGCCTACTGA
- a CDS encoding transglycosylase SLT domain-containing protein, with translation MWGLPPAQGSVAAGVRIPEGYRTVASQHQVPAEVLFAVALAESGRTVNKVTLPWPWTLNVAGKSYRYATRAEGCQALTRFMRTHPLKRIDVGLGQTNLGYNGHHYRSACEAFEPYDNLNTTARILRACYRQRNGSWLDAAACYHRPAGGAPAKTYRAIVQRHLSRLMASPTSSSPDPASLAWVTPKES, from the coding sequence ATGTGGGGATTGCCGCCCGCCCAGGGGTCGGTGGCCGCGGGTGTCCGTATCCCTGAAGGCTACCGGACGGTGGCCAGTCAGCACCAGGTGCCGGCAGAGGTGCTGTTTGCCGTGGCCCTGGCCGAGAGCGGCCGCACGGTCAACAAGGTCACATTACCCTGGCCGTGGACGCTGAATGTGGCGGGCAAAAGTTACCGCTACGCAACCCGGGCGGAAGGGTGTCAGGCGCTGACGCGGTTTATGCGTACCCACCCCCTCAAACGTATCGATGTTGGCCTGGGGCAGACCAACCTGGGGTATAACGGACACCACTACCGCAGTGCCTGCGAGGCTTTTGAGCCCTACGACAACCTCAACACCACGGCACGTATTCTGCGTGCCTGCTACCGCCAGCGCAATGGCAGTTGGCTGGATGCGGCCGCCTGTTATCACCGTCCGGCGGGCGGGGCACCCGCCAAAACCTACCGGGCCATCGTGCAGCGTCACCTCAGCCGCTTGATGGCCTCCCCGACCTCTTCTTCCCCAGACCCGGCCAGCCTGGCCTGGGTGACCCCCAAGGAGTCTTGA
- a CDS encoding integrating conjugative element protein, with protein sequence MKTLLRCSAWLLASLMVFPATAGLTVIADLGGVSMAPYFESLAVPEGNSPPSLAAPSLSGPVTPESMLPVRSRVLTPGAVNAHNVDLPGMAPLFLIGDDELSHRWLAARLSVLQQLGATGLVVNVDSVAAWRALQARAPGLTLSPVSGDDLARRLGLAHYPVLITAERIEQ encoded by the coding sequence ATGAAAACCTTGTTACGTTGTTCTGCCTGGCTGTTGGCCAGCTTGATGGTTTTCCCGGCCACGGCCGGGTTGACGGTGATTGCCGACCTGGGCGGGGTGTCGATGGCCCCGTATTTTGAGTCACTGGCGGTGCCCGAGGGCAATTCCCCGCCTTCCCTTGCGGCCCCGTCACTGTCGGGGCCGGTGACGCCGGAGAGTATGCTGCCCGTGCGTTCTCGGGTACTGACACCGGGCGCGGTCAATGCCCACAACGTGGATTTACCCGGTATGGCCCCGTTGTTCCTGATTGGCGATGATGAGCTGTCTCACCGCTGGCTGGCGGCACGGTTGTCGGTTTTGCAGCAGTTGGGGGCAACCGGTCTGGTAGTCAATGTAGACAGTGTTGCCGCCTGGCGTGCACTGCAGGCCCGCGCCCCGGGGTTGACGCTGTCGCCGGTCTCCGGGGATGACCTGGCGCGCCGGCTGGGGCTGGCGCATTACCCGGTGCTGATAACGGCGGAGCGGATAGAGCAATGA
- a CDS encoding restriction endonuclease, translated as MGVFRRGSSRHWRYQRQAARVLARLPQLAGEAQRLVYLRSINPYVFEELLLTVFARRGYRMVRNLRYSGDGGIDGQVWLDGERYLIQAKRYARAITPAHVSALNVLTRQYGCRGLFVHTGRTGPKSQALLRDFPAITLLSGARLLALLDSERPWSLNDGATLCPSSSGSARITTTSTRTAHQGDATVKGGLHE; from the coding sequence ATGGGTGTTTTTCGTCGCGGGTCATCACGCCACTGGCGTTACCAGCGGCAGGCAGCGCGGGTGCTGGCCAGACTTCCCCAACTGGCGGGAGAGGCACAGCGCCTGGTGTACCTGCGCAGCATCAACCCGTATGTGTTTGAGGAATTGCTGTTGACGGTATTTGCACGTCGTGGTTACCGGATGGTACGCAATCTCCGCTACAGCGGTGACGGGGGGATTGATGGCCAGGTGTGGTTGGATGGAGAGCGTTACCTGATACAGGCCAAACGGTATGCCAGGGCGATAACCCCGGCACACGTCTCGGCACTGAACGTCCTGACCCGGCAGTACGGGTGTCGAGGATTGTTTGTGCATACCGGACGGACGGGCCCCAAAAGCCAGGCCTTGCTGCGGGACTTCCCGGCCATCACGCTGCTCAGTGGTGCGCGGCTGCTGGCCCTGCTCGACAGTGAACGGCCCTGGTCCCTGAACGACGGCGCGACGTTGTGCCCTTCCTCATCCGGCTCCGCACGTATAACAACAACCAGCACACGTACGGCCCATCAGGGTGATGCAACGGTAAAAGGCGGTCTCCATGAGTGA
- the traD gene encoding type IV conjugative transfer system coupling protein TraD, translating into MSDRHVIEALLRPAVELQSAAVAASAAAVCAMAPWSVALAPSLSLGASACFGAFAVVRARQGLRILKYRRNLRRLPHYALKSYQIPVSRQRLFLGKGFRWQQKHTQRLLTCLRPEVEHYVNPSVFYQAVRRFERRFEHQLPMLTRLTATDSRFNPARPLPPVGGSPLLHGIELDEEEVSTPLSERVGHTLVLGTTRVGKTRLAEVLVTQDIRRGDPTFVLDPKGDPELLIRMYTEAKRAGREFYLFHLGWPELSARYNGIGRFGRITEVASRVTSPLSGEGSSAAFKEFSWRFVNIIAQTLVAMGRRPDYSNIEHYVRNIDELFECYAEHYLVQQAPVQWESIRNLAQLVDPNRLPSHMEGRSQLCVALEQFLSTEEGRQHDDPILSGLRSSVRYDRKYYDKIVASLLPLLEKLTSGKVAQLIAPDYLDMDDSRPIFDWEEAIRKRAVVYVGLDALSDTEVAAAVGNSMFADLVSVAGKIYKHGLGDGLPPGAETGMRVCLHGDEFNELMGNEFIPLINKGGGSGIQVTAYTQTLADIEAKIGNAAKAHQVVGNFNTLVMLRVKEKDTATLLTDQLPEVEVFTTTLISGATDASSQDNDQHFTSNTQDRVSTVRVPMITPDQVMSLPKGQAFALLEGGQLWKIRMPLPAKEFDPQMPSSLLAVADSMQKHYRTGETWWLSATV; encoded by the coding sequence ATGAGTGACCGCCATGTGATTGAAGCCCTGTTGCGCCCGGCGGTGGAGTTGCAGTCGGCTGCGGTGGCCGCGTCTGCCGCCGCGGTGTGTGCGATGGCCCCCTGGTCGGTGGCCCTGGCCCCGTCGCTCAGTCTGGGGGCCAGTGCCTGCTTCGGGGCCTTTGCCGTGGTACGTGCGCGTCAGGGCTTGCGTATATTGAAGTATCGCCGTAACTTGCGCCGTCTGCCGCACTATGCCCTGAAGAGCTACCAGATACCGGTGAGCCGTCAGCGGTTGTTCCTGGGCAAGGGGTTCCGCTGGCAGCAAAAACACACCCAGCGTCTGCTGACCTGTCTGCGCCCGGAAGTGGAGCACTACGTCAATCCTTCGGTTTTCTACCAGGCGGTTCGTCGCTTTGAGCGGCGTTTTGAGCATCAGCTACCGATGCTGACCCGGCTGACGGCGACTGACAGCCGGTTTAATCCGGCCCGGCCGTTACCGCCAGTGGGCGGTTCACCTCTGTTGCACGGCATCGAGCTGGATGAGGAGGAGGTCAGCACGCCGCTGAGCGAGCGGGTGGGGCACACCCTGGTGTTGGGCACGACCCGTGTCGGCAAGACCCGGCTCGCCGAAGTGCTGGTGACCCAGGATATCCGTCGCGGCGACCCGACGTTCGTGCTCGACCCGAAGGGTGACCCGGAGTTGCTGATACGCATGTATACCGAGGCCAAACGGGCGGGACGCGAGTTCTACCTGTTCCACCTGGGCTGGCCTGAACTCAGTGCGCGCTATAACGGCATTGGTCGGTTCGGGCGTATCACCGAGGTTGCCAGCCGGGTGACCAGTCCGCTTTCGGGGGAGGGCAGCAGTGCCGCGTTCAAGGAGTTCAGTTGGCGTTTTGTGAACATCATTGCCCAGACCCTGGTGGCCATGGGGCGCCGTCCGGATTACAGCAATATCGAGCATTATGTGCGCAACATCGATGAGCTGTTCGAGTGCTATGCCGAGCATTACCTGGTCCAGCAGGCTCCCGTACAGTGGGAGAGCATCAGAAACCTGGCACAGTTGGTTGACCCCAACCGGCTCCCTTCCCATATGGAAGGGCGCAGTCAGTTATGTGTGGCACTGGAGCAGTTCCTGAGTACCGAAGAGGGACGTCAGCATGATGACCCTATCCTCAGCGGGCTGCGCTCCAGCGTGCGTTACGACCGCAAGTACTACGACAAGATAGTCGCGTCTTTGCTCCCCCTGCTGGAAAAGCTGACCTCGGGCAAGGTGGCCCAACTGATTGCACCCGATTACCTCGACATGGACGACAGTCGCCCCATTTTTGACTGGGAAGAGGCCATCCGCAAGAGAGCGGTAGTGTATGTCGGGCTGGATGCGCTGTCCGATACCGAAGTCGCGGCGGCGGTGGGGAATTCGATGTTTGCCGACCTGGTGTCGGTCGCCGGGAAGATTTACAAGCACGGTCTTGGCGATGGACTGCCACCGGGGGCCGAGACCGGAATGCGGGTCTGCCTGCACGGTGACGAGTTTAATGAACTGATGGGGAACGAGTTTATCCCGCTGATTAACAAAGGCGGCGGCAGCGGTATCCAGGTGACGGCGTACACCCAGACCCTGGCCGACATCGAGGCCAAAATCGGCAATGCCGCCAAGGCTCACCAGGTGGTGGGGAACTTCAATACTCTGGTGATGCTGCGGGTCAAGGAGAAGGACACGGCGACGTTGCTGACCGACCAGCTCCCGGAGGTGGAGGTCTTCACCACCACCCTGATATCGGGGGCGACCGATGCCAGCAGTCAGGACAACGACCAGCATTTTACCAGTAATACCCAGGACCGTGTGTCGACCGTGCGGGTGCCGATGATAACCCCAGACCAGGTGATGAGTCTGCCGAAGGGGCAGGCGTTCGCCCTGCTCGAAGGGGGCCAGCTGTGGAAAATCCGCATGCCGCTGCCGGCGAAGGAATTCGACCCGCAGATGCCGTCCAGCCTGCTGGCGGTGGCGGATTCGATGCAGAAACACTATCGCACCGGGGAAACCTGGTGGTTGAGCGCCACGGTCTGA
- a CDS encoding TIGR03747 family integrating conjugative element membrane protein, which produces MGVLLASLFLSLVFEYLGMVFLWPEEGMRHSQQMLVKELEYLSEGFTRSLLHSAPVETGHVVIRQLAQGLLIDSGVSEWRERSQQPGASALQAWGGWLYGLLQDFLLAGVYVLLTFVVRLMILTLSLPLFVLALLVGLTEGLVRRDLRRFGAGYPGAHRR; this is translated from the coding sequence ATGGGGGTGTTGCTGGCCTCATTGTTCCTGAGCCTGGTATTTGAATACCTGGGGATGGTGTTTCTCTGGCCAGAAGAGGGGATGCGGCACAGTCAGCAGATGCTGGTGAAGGAACTGGAATACCTGTCGGAGGGGTTTACCCGCAGCCTGCTGCACAGTGCGCCGGTTGAAACGGGCCATGTGGTCATCCGGCAACTGGCGCAGGGGTTGCTGATTGACAGTGGGGTCAGTGAATGGCGGGAGCGCAGCCAGCAACCGGGGGCTTCGGCCCTGCAGGCATGGGGTGGCTGGCTGTACGGATTGTTGCAGGACTTTTTGCTGGCGGGCGTCTATGTTCTGCTGACCTTTGTGGTGCGGCTGATGATTTTGACGCTCTCACTGCCACTGTTTGTGCTGGCGCTGCTGGTCGGGTTGACGGAAGGATTGGTACGGCGCGACCTGCGACGATTCGGGGCCGGGTACCCGGGCGCCCACCGCCGGTAA
- a CDS encoding TraI domain-containing protein, with translation MIHIILSRMRGWLSGPFASAGTPPDRQEPIVPAGYLLPVSAETLLAEASRVQRVGQLRQLTGVDEKLFITLYLEPVRACAALMQQFPASERDGYARLGGLLDMMLDSLVFALKHRKAYMLPMNSDVESQSRQTEVWTAATAYSVLLSFLPVLGHLQVEYESGVSWHPLQGPLMAPYRFRFVAPTSAMLPERTGLLLGTQLLPVVAPAWFSRFPELYRTFLAVLVGDDTQGGMLRVLVQNGRQEAEKQWRMRYPPSSVAAVASPVPVTVASVPGPLAAGALPVSAPLSPVTVPPVAVQKVASDT, from the coding sequence GTGATACATATCATTCTATCCAGAATGCGGGGATGGCTGTCGGGGCCTTTTGCCTCCGCAGGCACGCCACCAGACAGGCAGGAGCCGATTGTTCCGGCCGGTTACCTGTTGCCAGTGAGTGCGGAAACGCTGCTGGCCGAGGCGTCGAGGGTGCAACGGGTCGGGCAGTTACGCCAACTGACGGGCGTGGATGAAAAGCTGTTCATCACGCTGTACCTGGAGCCGGTCAGGGCCTGTGCAGCGCTGATGCAACAGTTCCCGGCCAGTGAACGGGACGGTTATGCCCGGTTGGGGGGCTTGCTGGACATGATGCTGGACAGCCTGGTGTTTGCGCTCAAGCACCGCAAGGCCTACATGTTGCCCATGAACAGTGATGTGGAGAGCCAGTCACGGCAGACGGAGGTGTGGACGGCGGCCACGGCGTACAGCGTGCTGCTCTCTTTTTTACCGGTGCTGGGGCATCTGCAGGTGGAGTATGAAAGCGGGGTGTCCTGGCATCCGCTCCAGGGGCCGCTGATGGCCCCGTACCGGTTCCGTTTTGTGGCCCCCACGTCGGCGATGTTGCCGGAGAGAACGGGCCTGCTGTTGGGCACCCAGCTCCTGCCCGTGGTGGCGCCTGCCTGGTTCAGCCGTTTTCCTGAGCTGTACCGCACCTTCCTGGCGGTGTTGGTGGGGGATGACACGCAGGGCGGCATGTTGCGGGTGCTGGTACAGAACGGCCGTCAGGAAGCGGAAAAGCAGTGGCGGATGCGCTACCCGCCATCGTCGGTTGCGGCGGTGGCCTCGCCAGTCCCGGTGACGGTAGCCAGCGTGCCGGGCCCCCTGGCTGCGGGGGCATTACCGGTATCAGCACCGCTGTCTCCCGTGACGGTACCGCCTGTCGCGGTCCAAAAGGTGGCAAGCGATACGTGA
- a CDS encoding tyrosine-type recombinase/integrase, with product MRKTFSFEELLEVYFFTRTLREASRWSYEKNVRTFLAFNSFRPAQVTEEVVLAWKEEVLGVQQRKPRTWNSKVRHLQALMNFAIERKLVPQKKNPFNGALVKEGKKKKKTITNTHINRTLSQMMLLCEEEAAGKMPLYGRPNALQPCWFWMTVLQLLDTTGIRLNQLLHIRLMDVRLEDGIIELDPAGCKNHHAHEVPIAKVLRPWLARVLDESRQQHALPDAQLFNVGRFVPRLRKKYPETMTEVPLRSFFRRLSRMMEYTATPHRFRHTMATNLMRSPNRNLKDVQTLLGHSSLQSTMEYIQVDTKFLGDVVDEEIARRRGKKS from the coding sequence ATGAGAAAGACATTTTCTTTTGAGGAACTGCTTGAGGTGTATTTTTTTACCCGAACGCTGCGCGAGGCATCGCGCTGGAGCTACGAGAAAAACGTCAGGACGTTTCTGGCCTTTAACAGCTTCAGGCCAGCACAGGTCACCGAAGAGGTCGTGTTGGCCTGGAAAGAGGAAGTCCTTGGCGTCCAGCAACGAAAACCCCGCACCTGGAACAGCAAGGTTCGGCATCTTCAGGCGCTGATGAATTTTGCAATAGAGCGGAAACTGGTGCCCCAGAAGAAAAACCCGTTTAATGGCGCGCTGGTGAAGGAGGGGAAAAAGAAGAAGAAAACCATTACCAATACCCATATCAATCGCACCCTGTCGCAGATGATGCTGTTGTGCGAGGAAGAGGCCGCAGGAAAGATGCCCCTGTATGGTCGCCCGAATGCCCTGCAGCCCTGCTGGTTCTGGATGACGGTGTTGCAACTGCTGGACACAACGGGAATACGGTTGAATCAGTTGCTGCACATCCGCCTGATGGATGTGCGGTTGGAGGATGGGATTATCGAATTGGATCCGGCGGGATGTAAAAATCACCATGCTCACGAGGTGCCGATCGCCAAAGTATTACGTCCCTGGCTGGCGCGGGTGCTTGACGAGAGCCGACAACAGCATGCCCTGCCGGATGCACAGTTATTCAATGTCGGGCGGTTTGTCCCGCGGTTGCGCAAGAAATACCCGGAGACGATGACGGAAGTGCCATTGCGCTCATTCTTCCGCCGCCTGTCGAGGATGATGGAGTATACCGCAACGCCACACCGTTTCCGGCACACCATGGCGACCAACCTGATGAGATCACCGAACCGCAATCTTAAGGATGTGCAGACATTGTTGGGACATTCGAGCCTGCAGTCGACGATGGAATATATCCAGGTTGACACAAAGTTTTTGGGGGACGTGGTGGATGAAGAAATTGCGCGTCGGCGGGGCAAAAAAAGCTGA
- the speF gene encoding ornithine decarboxylase SpeF: protein MKELKIATSVSLVPSIETLRQIVRLEQTDYTDVAAVVVSVDDVNAGILETLKATGFGIPTFVAVEGDELLSPDYLPLISGVFALSAATKAFYMAQLEAAADAYEQALLPPFFKTLKTYVEMENSTFACPGHQGGEFFRKHPAGRKFFEFYGETIFRSDMCNADVKLGDLLIHEGSAKDAQKHAAKVFNADKTYFVLNGTSAANKVVTNALLTRGDLVLFDRNNHKSNHHGALIQAGATPVYLETARNPFGFIGGIDSHCFDERYLREQIRDIAPEKANAPRPFRLAIIQLGTYDGTIYNARQVIDTIGRLCDYILFDSAWVGYEGFIPMLKECSPLLLELDEHDPGIFVTQSVHKQQAGFSQTSQIHKKDDHIKGQKRHCNHKHLNNAFMLHASTSPFYPLFAALDVNAKMHAGAAGRRMWMECVKLGIETRKQLLARCVQLKPFIPQQVAGKDWQDYATDLIANDARFFNFVPNEQWHGFEGYAQNQYLVDPCKLLLTTPGIDVATGRYTEFGIPATILANFLRENGIVPEKCDLNSILFLLTPAESQAKMNNLVDMLVQFERYIEEDAPLSEVLPTVYRKNEQRYQGYTIRQLCQEMHDLYVSFDVKQLQKEMFRRAHFPQVVMNPQDANVEFIRDNVELVPIGQAAGRIAAEGALPYPPGVLCVVPGEVWGGAVQRYFLALEEGINRLPGFSPELQGVYIEKKDHGWKRIFGYMIKQ, encoded by the coding sequence ATGAAAGAATTGAAAATAGCGACAAGCGTCAGCCTGGTACCTAGTATCGAGACCTTACGCCAGATTGTTCGCCTGGAACAGACCGATTATACCGATGTGGCGGCGGTGGTGGTGTCTGTCGATGACGTGAACGCCGGGATTCTGGAAACGCTTAAAGCGACCGGTTTTGGTATCCCGACGTTTGTTGCTGTTGAGGGGGATGAGTTACTTTCCCCAGATTATTTGCCGTTGATTAGCGGTGTATTTGCGCTTTCCGCGGCGACCAAGGCATTTTACATGGCGCAGTTGGAAGCAGCGGCTGATGCTTACGAACAGGCACTGTTGCCGCCATTTTTCAAAACGCTGAAAACCTATGTGGAAATGGAAAACTCGACCTTCGCCTGCCCTGGCCATCAGGGTGGTGAATTTTTCCGTAAACATCCGGCAGGGCGCAAATTTTTTGAATTCTACGGTGAGACGATTTTCCGTTCTGACATGTGTAATGCCGACGTGAAGTTGGGCGACCTGCTGATTCACGAAGGTTCGGCGAAAGATGCGCAAAAACATGCTGCCAAAGTGTTCAATGCCGATAAAACCTATTTTGTTCTGAATGGTACTTCGGCGGCGAATAAAGTGGTGACCAACGCGTTGCTGACGCGTGGCGATCTGGTGCTGTTCGATCGTAACAATCATAAGTCCAACCACCACGGTGCGTTGATCCAGGCTGGAGCAACGCCGGTATATCTGGAAACTGCACGTAATCCGTTTGGCTTTATTGGCGGTATCGACTCCCATTGTTTTGATGAACGCTATCTGCGCGAGCAGATTCGGGATATCGCCCCAGAGAAGGCCAATGCGCCACGGCCTTTCCGTTTGGCAATTATCCAGCTTGGTACTTATGACGGCACGATTTATAACGCCCGCCAGGTGATCGACACCATCGGCCGTCTGTGTGATTACATTCTGTTTGATTCCGCCTGGGTGGGTTACGAAGGGTTTATCCCGATGCTGAAGGAGTGTTCACCGTTGTTGCTGGAACTGGATGAACACGATCCGGGCATTTTCGTCACTCAGTCGGTGCATAAACAGCAGGCCGGGTTCTCGCAGACTTCGCAAATCCATAAGAAAGACGATCATATCAAAGGCCAGAAGCGCCATTGCAATCACAAGCATCTCAACAATGCATTTATGTTGCATGCGTCTACCAGCCCGTTCTACCCGCTATTTGCGGCGCTGGACGTTAATGCCAAGATGCACGCCGGGGCCGCTGGCCGCCGTATGTGGATGGAATGCGTCAAGCTGGGTATTGAAACACGTAAGCAGTTATTGGCACGTTGTGTGCAACTTAAGCCTTTTATTCCACAGCAGGTGGCAGGTAAAGACTGGCAGGATTATGCAACCGATCTGATCGCCAATGATGCGCGTTTCTTTAACTTTGTACCAAATGAACAATGGCATGGGTTTGAGGGCTATGCGCAGAACCAATATCTGGTGGACCCTTGCAAGCTGTTGCTGACCACGCCGGGCATTGATGTGGCTACCGGGCGCTATACCGAGTTCGGTATACCGGCCACTATTCTGGCCAACTTCCTGCGTGAGAACGGGATTGTGCCGGAAAAGTGCGATCTTAACTCGATCCTGTTCTTGCTGACTCCGGCGGAAAGCCAGGCAAAGATGAACAATCTGGTGGATATGTTGGTGCAATTTGAGCGCTACATTGAAGAGGATGCGCCGTTAAGTGAGGTTTTGCCGACGGTATACCGCAAAAACGAGCAGCGTTACCAAGGTTATACCATCCGCCAGTTGTGCCAGGAGATGCACGATCTGTATGTCAGCTTTGATGTGAAACAACTCCAGAAAGAGATGTTCCGCCGGGCGCATTTCCCGCAGGTGGTGATGAACCCACAGGATGCCAACGTGGAGTTTATCCGCGACAACGTTGAACTGGTGCCGATTGGTCAGGCGGCAGGGCGTATTGCAGCGGAAGGGGCGTTGCCGTACCCGCCAGGCGTGCTGTGTGTGGTGCCAGGGGAAGTGTGGGGCGGGGCGGTGCAGCGTTATTTCCTGGCGTTGGAAGAGGGGATCAATCGTTTGCCGGGTTTCTCCCCTGAATTGCAGGGCGTATACATTGAAAAGAAAGATCACGGCTGGAAGCGGATTTTCGGCTATATGATCAAGCAGTAA